The genomic region GCCCTGAGAGAAAGGAAGGTTTGGGGGCTCTCCAAAGAGTAAGGCAAGgcagagattttcttttcatgactGTCCTAGATCCTTCGGGTAAACTCCATTTCTTATGAGATCCCACCTTTCATttagatgggaaactgaggcacagaggcgCTGGAGCTTGGGAAACACCAGAGAGGAGTTAAGTAGGGGACTGAGCAGGGGGCCAGTAATGTTGGGGGGGTGTCCCCAGGGGTTGGACCTCTGGATGGGATCAGCCTTCTTGTTCTGCTTCTACCCCATCAACCAGACAGAGACACATAGAAAGAAACATAGAGACATCCAGTGAAAAAAACAGTGATTTCGAGAGGTGAAACAGAGACCCGGGGATGGCAAGATATTGGAGAGAGacgggaacagagagagagagtgagacagtgaGATAGGCAGATTCatatacaaaaacagaaaaagactaGGCAAGGTCGAGACGGGCAAATTGCAACCTAGAGACAGCAAGAGCTGCAGACACAGACTTAGAATCCGAGGGACACTCCAGACCCAGAAAGGGCCACCCCCTAGGGAGACCCCGGGCTGCCCCGTCGGGGGACGCGCCAAgagcgcccccaccccgcccccgtcGTGCCTGGGCCGTGACTTCAGAGTCCGCGCGGATTCTATAAATGGCCAAGCGGCCGCGGGCCGGGGGCGGAGCCGACTGAGTCAGCGCTTTGCGTCACCGCCGGCTCGACCCCGCCAGGCCGCGGCCCCGCCCTCGCCGCTCCTGGGCCGCCAGGGGGCGCCGGCCGCCTGCTCTGCCACGGCGCCGGCTCTCACTTGCGTAGTAGCGACCCGCGGCCCAGCCGGGGcagaggtggggcggggaggggccgcGCCACTCCGCGTGGGCAGGATCCCGGAATCTGCGCGTTCGAGTCCTGGCCGCATCGCTCTTGTGCTGTGCAACGCCAGGCGCTCgtcttcacctctctgtgcttcatacAGGCCCCACCTCCGAAGGCTGTTGTGAGGAATGTGTTAACAGACCCAATGCACTCAGAATATAGCAGGAGCTAATTGTTAGTTCATTCTCCCTTGTCCTATTTTAGTCCCCTTGTCCTTAGCATACTGGTTTAACCCAGTGGTTCACAAACAGGAAGGATatgccctcccccctgccccccgcccccgagggacatttggcaatgtctggagacatttctgttTGTTAAGACTAAGGGAGTGCTCTAGGCATCTAGTAGATAGAGGCCGGAGATGCTGTTTAAAGTCTTATCCAGCCTTGATGTCCACAGTGCTGAGGATGAGAAAACCTGACAGCCTGGCGACATTAGGCACGGGGCCTGGCTTCAAATTCTGCTCTGCCACTGCCACTTGGAAAGGGATTCCatgccctgtgcctcagtttcgcCATCTGTAAAGTGTGCATAAAAACAGCATCCATTTCTGAGGGTGTTGTGAAGCATGAATTGATACACATACAGTAATTGGAACAGGGCCTGACATTAGCATGTTATAGCCATGCCCTAAGCATGTGGCCAGCAAACTGTATGTCCTTAAGATATCTTCAGTGTATGGCAGGTTGCTGACATGTCGTTCAAGGGTCACTAATGTTGCCTTGACATAAGTGGCATGATGTGGTCATGTCATCAACCTCTGTGGTCCTGTGGCTGTTTGCAGGTGTTTCCTCCAGGCCACCCTGGCTGGGACAGGGAAACACAGGGCGGGTGTCCGCGGCCTGAAACTACTAACACAGTCACTCCATGATGACccacaggtagatggagagggTGGCATCCAGGATCTCTGCTCCCCCAGATCCTTATGAGGGACTGGAGGGGACAGAAGGGGGGTGCCAGATGTTCTTTGGAAATATTACAATTTTGTGCCAGCCACTACACAGTGAGTACGCACTATCCATCAGTCCATTACATAGACGTGGCAGTAGAGGCCCACTTAGAGACCGTTGGTGTCTCCGGTTAAACCCAGGGTGATGCTCACTAAGCTACCACAGGCTGCAGGGAGACGAAGAGAGATGACCTCAGAGATGAGGAGAGATGGCCTCAGTGACAGAGAAACCAGGAGGCCTAGCCAGAGGTCCAATGAACAGTAGAGGGTCGGCAAGGTTGGGGAACACTTCATCTCTTATGACCATGCCCCCGTCCCAAATAATAACCCAGGCTGCCCCCCTAGGTGGAAACAATGACACAATCAGCTCCCAATACCAAGGCCCTGAcatcacggggtggggggggatgggggagggaggaggatggccgaggtggggggggcggtgcccCGCCCCTTGGCAGGCCCCTGCGGCCAATGGGAGGGCCTTGGAAGAGGCCCGGGCCGCCTCCGGAGCTTCAAAAACATGTGAAGAGGGAAGAGGTTGCAGAAGGAGCCTTAGCAGCTGCCTCAGTTCTCAGAGGGTCCTTGGAGCTACTGCCACCGCCGCCCACTGCCAGCCAGCATGTCCTCTGCTCACTTCAACCGGGGCCCTGCCTATGGCTTGTCTGCTGAGGTCAAGAACAAGGTAAGGCCCCCACCAATGGGTCGTCAGCAGAGGTCAGGAACGAGGTAGGGCCCCCGCCTGGCCCACACACCCTAGCAGGCCAGAGGCCCACTCTTGGGGTTCCCTGGACCCCCTCTTGCCTATCCCATGTGACTTGGaaccagaaagggaaaaaggacagATACAGGGTAGGGTCCGCCTTAATCCCCACCCTGAGCATCCCAGAGCCCTCAGCTACTGttggggggtgggcaaaatgggggGCATACAGGCATCCACAGGTCAACTGAGGGGGTCGGTCCCTTGTAAAGATCCCCACTTGATCAGAatcttctgttaatctgtcaCCTGTTGCTTATGTGTTCCTGGGGTGCTGGGAAAGGGCTTGATTTTCCTCACACACCCCCATCTCGGAAGGAAACCGGGGAGTGCTTTAGAGCTGGGATTCTGGGGAGATcctgaagggagaggcagacagctGGGGAGGTCAGAGTGTGAGCATTAGGGACACGGCAGGGGTCTCCTAATTTTGAGCTGGAAAAACATCCAGACATCGCCTTCCTGATATGGCTGAGTATAATGAGGTCCGGAGAGGAGAGGCGAGGAGTTTGGGTTCTACATAAAGGAGTTGCAGAACTAGGATCCTGGCCTCACGTccctggaaacacacacacacaccacggaATGGGGTTCAGCTTCTCCAGGGCAGTGAACTTCCAACTCCCTGGAATGCTCCCCTGAGCGTTGCCAGGAGAGGAGTCCCAGCGCCCCATTTGACAGAGGGGATCATTGAGGCCCAAGGTGGCTTTTCCCAGCGtacagggaggaagtggggagctGGGATTGGATCCTGGGTCGGGGGATCCTCGCggctggaggagggggctggtggggggcgggtgCTCGGGCCAGGCGGGATCCagcgcccccctcctccccccggcGCCGGCCCCAGAGCTGCGCGAAGGCGCCGCGCCATATAAGGCGGCCTCAGGGAGCCCGGCCCGCGGGGCCGCGCTATATAAGGGCCGGTTTGCTTTATAAAGccgggctggtggggaggggggcggcaggGCCGGGGCCAGGTGAGgggcctccctctcccacctcctcctcccccagcagaaGGGCCAGCTGGGTCCCCCAGAGTCTTGGAAGCCTGTCTGGGCTGGGGCGGAGGGTTCTGGAGAAACGgagggggcagggttggggggtggagagggtgaGAGACGCAGACAGAGATTCTGGGAGCCTGAGACTTGAGAGGGACGGATGGGGAGGGGAAGCCGGGAGCCAGATAAGACTGAGACAGGGCTGGAGAGGCCGAGAGGGGAGACAGAcgagccccacccccacagaggCAGGGAACCTGGAGTCGGAGACCAGAGCGACTGGCGGGCGAGAGGGGCGTGCCAAGCGCCCTGCCCCAGCCAGACACGAAGAGTTGGGGACAGGAAGACAGGGCCGTGGAAagacagagctggggagagacagaggccatggggatggggatggagagagagagagagagagagagagagatacagccaTGTGTGCATGCGGCCAGGATTAAGACAAAGACAAGCCCCCCCCTCCAACCCCAAGCCTCCAGCGAGAGCCCAGGGGATGAGGACCTAGGGAGACACTGaggcagacagacatgcaagacAGAACAGTCCCAACGCAACGCAGGACTCAGAGCCACCTCCCTAaggctcctcctcccctgcttgaggctcccagggtcccagcagagggttgggggggcagggcggggggtcgGGGGAAGCTAAGCCCCAAGTTTGGCTTGGAGGGGGAACCGAGAGGCCaggcaccgccccccacccccagctgagtACCCCGCTCTCCACCCTCCCCTTGTCTTCATTCTCTGGTGCCAAACCTCAGAATGTCCGGAATGGCCCCCTGGGCAGGTGCCACCTCAGCCCTGGCCCTCAGCCCACTTCAGCGCCCCCATGGACGCTGGGGCAGAATTGCCTTCGTTGGGAAGGGATGAGAAAGATCAGGCCTAGGGAACCTTGAATTGGGTCCAGGGAGCTAAGTCTGCTCCCCAATGCATCCTTACCACCTtttctctgtcccccacccccagctagcCCAGAAGTACGACCACCAGCGGGAGCAGGAGCTTCGAGAGTGGATCGAGGGGGTGACAGGGCGCCGCATTGGGAGCAACTTCATGGACGGCCTCAAAGACGGCATCATTCTTTGCGAGTGAGTGGAGCTGGCTCTGCCTGGGCTGCCCCCGATCTGGGCATTTAtcccttccccctcaccccctcaaCTCGGAGCTCAGAGCTGGGTTAGGCACTTTATAGCTGAAACCCTGAAAGAGCGGTGGTAAAGAATCATTGTACCCATttcacagggaagaaaacagaggctcagttCAATAAAACACATCACCCAGAGTCCCGTTCTGTTCCCAACAGAAATGACCAGAATCTAGGCTTAACCACCACGCAGAGAGGGCAGGCCCATTTATGGTCTCCAGAGTTCCAAGAAAGAGGTTCCAAGAAAGAGTTCCAAGCATAGTGTGCTCAAGGAGCAGCTAAAAGGCAGCGGGCAACAAGGGCCTTTCGTCACTGGCTTGGTGACAAGAGAATTATGCCATGGTAATTTGAGTAGGTCTTGGTTTTCTGCTCTTCTCAGAACTTAAATCACCGAGAGGAATGTTTCCCTGGTTCCAGATTCCACAGTGACACTACTGCAGGATAGGGCCCTGAGGCCATTGGGGTCCTGTCTGTATCTCTGAGTCTCATCCAGGGCAGGGTGACTGTGATGGCCAAAGAGTGACCTTGGGAAGCTTCCCAATGGTGCAGGCGTAGCAAGATCTAGGTGCTGGAAAGGTGGCACGGTGGGGAGATGTTGTTCTACCATATCCAGTGGGAATAAGGAGGACGGGGACATCTTGGTGTCCCAGCTCAGACAGGGTTGCTCGGGCCTTAAAGATCTAGAACTACCCACCCACTCAGTCATTCATGCACCAAGAATTTAcggagcacctgctgtgtgcccgctctaggcactggggaaagtaaacaaaacagactcaCCTCTGAGCCCACATAGAGCTTGAGTCCCAGTGGGGGAGACTGATCAAGTAATTAATGAAATAATCCAGTACTTGCCTGTGGTGGCAAGTGCcatggagaagagaagcagggaaggatgggggaggggagggtcggGTAGAGCAAAGGGTTGCTGCTTTGCACAGAATGGTCTGAGAGGTCTTTCGGAAGAGGTAGCATTTAAGCAGAATCTTGGATGAAGTGagtgagggggctgggagggcatcTGAGGAAAGAGTGGgccaggctgagggaggaggagagggacagctgtgcaaaggccctgaggtgcgAGCAAGCATCTTGTGTTGAAGGAACAGTGAGGAGAGATTAGGGGAAGTGGAGGGAGTTTGCTGGGGGTCTTTTAGTCACGCTAAGGATTAGGGTCTGTATGCTAAAGGGAGACTGGGGGGCAGATCTGAGCTGGGAGTAGctagaattattttgaaaaggCCATTCTAGCTACGAGGGTCTGCAGGGGACAAGGTAGAAGCTGGACACCATAGGAGGCCCCTGCAAGAGCCCCGGAGAGACACACCGGGCAGCTCAGAGCAGGGCAGAGGTGGCAAGGAGCCATAGGCTTCTGAATATCTTCCGAAGGCAAGAGCCAGTGGCCATGTGGAGGGGTTGGGTGTGGGAATGGGAGAGAGGGATAGGAGAGTCAAGTGAGGGCTTTGCCTGAGCCCCTGGGAGGGTGTTTCCTGAGCCTGGGAGTATGGAGGGAGCCGAGTTGGGGGAAGTGGGTGCCAGGAGTCTGGAGTGGGGTGTCTTTGATTCAAGATGCCATGGAGGGCGCTGGACTGGGGACTGGGAGTCCTGGCTGCAGGGAAATAGGGGGGAGTTGGGCGGATCAGTGGCATTGAAGGGCGAGAGACTGGAGGAGATCAAGGCGGTGAGTGTGGCCAGAGAAGGGAAGTCTGAGGCCTGAGCTGTGGGCTGTCCACAGTGCAGGTACCCCCTAAAGCTCAAGGAGATGGAAACGTGGttgccagggagatgggagcgCAGCGGGAGACTTGCTTAGGGGGGATGAGGGGGCTTCCTGCTAGAGACCTGAGCCCAGCTTCCGGGAGGTTAGTTCTCCATCTCAGTGCTGCCTGCATGTGTGGGGTGGATCAGGGGGCTGCGGCTGGGCTGGCTGTAGTAGGAAAAGGCAAGATGGCCACTGGCTGTCATCCTGACCCCTTTGCCCACGGTTTTGGGCACGGGTGCGGAGGGCGGGGCTCACCTTTCTCCCTGCCCTCGCTGACCCCTTGTAGGTTCATCAATAAGCTCCAGCCAGGCTCCGTGAAGAAAGTCAATGAGTCTACCCAAAATTGGCACCAGGTGAGCCCAGGCTCTGTTTTACCTCTCTCAACCCCTGGCCCATAGCCTCTCAGCCCCCCACCGCGCTCCCCCTCCACTGAccgcctcctgctcccctccagcTGGAAAACATCGGCAACTTCATCAAGGCCATCACCAAGTACGGGGTGAAGCCCCACGACATTTTTGAGGCCAACGACCTGTTTGAGAACACCAACCACACCCAGGTGCAGTCCACCCTGCTGGCGTTGGCCAGCATGGTGAGTGGGGCCGAAGGGTaggggtgtggggctggggcaggggtggcttTGGAGGGTCTAGGCTGTGAGGGGGGACACCCAAACGCAatgtgggtgggagggggagagaaggagccagGGGGGGACAATGTAGCCCCGAGGCTCCCCCGCCAGCCCGCTGCTTCCTTCGCCCTCTCCAGGCCAAGACGAAAGGGAATAAGGTGAATGTAGGGGTGaagtatgcagagaagcaggaacGGAGATTTGAGCCAGAGAAGCTAAGAGAAGGGCGGAACATCATCGGGCTGCAGGTACTGGCCCTTCCTCACCGGGGTCTTGctgctgagctgagcagggatggggaggggaggggcggggggcatcGAGGCGGCCAGGAGGGCACCCAGGTCCTGCAGACTTTGTGGCACAGAATATTTGGCTTTAACTCACACATATGGTAGGTACCATGCTTGCCATTTTCGTACCTTAACTCACTCCTCCACACAGATGGGGGAACGGGGGCCTGGAGAAGTGAGCTCACTGGCCGGGACTGCCCAGGAAGATAAGTGGCTGGGCTAGGGCTCGAACCCTGGAGGTCAGGCCCTGGTGCTCCACACTTACAGATCATGGGACATgccttctctggacctcagtttccagTCCGGACCCCTGAGACTGGACGCCGTGGCTTGTTAGAGGGCCGCGCAGGCATCCGGTGACATGTGATGTCTCATGGCCGGGGGTGAGGCTCTCTGCGATCTTTGGGGTGACTCTCCTTCTGCTTTGCTAGATGGGCACCAACAAGTTCGCCAGCCAGCAGGGCATGACGGCCTATGGCACCCGGCGTCACCTGTACGACCCCAAGCTGGGCACGGACCAGCCCTTGGACCAGGCCACCATCAGCCTGCAGATGGGCACCAACaaaggagccagccaggtgtgtgAGGGGGGAtcctggggtggggctggtggggcCCCAGTCCTCCGcggttcccccctcccccgcccccaccccaggcctgacctctctgccctctgcaggCCGGCATGACTGCACCTGGGACCAAGCGACAGATCTTCGAGCCCGGGCTGGGCATGGAGCACTGTGACACGCTTAACGTCAGCCTGCAGATGGGCAGCAACAAGGGGGCCTCGCAGAGGGGCATGACGGTGTACGGGCTGCCGCGCCAGGTCTACGACCCCAAGTACTGCCTGACGCCCGAGTACCCGGAGCTGGGCGAGCCCACCCACAACCACCACGCGCACAACTACTATAACTCCGCCTAGggccctgggcccccaccccgccttccccACCAGGGAGGCTGGCTGCTGCTCTCGGCAGGGCCAAGCCGGCCCCGccgaccccctccccctgcatggcGTCCTCCAGCCCCCTGGCACCTGCCTACAGGGTTAGCGTTTGGGGGGGCAGACTGGGGGGAGTTGTAggttgggggggaagggagaCCCTCTTCCCCGGAGCGCCGCAGGATCCTACATTGAGCCGGGTGTGCCCAACAGCACCCAAAGGACGCACTGAGCGCAGCTACCCCAGCTGTcccccctccactccctcccaGGTGGGTCCCCGCAGGACAAGAGGTCCCCCCAAGCAAagcccccagagcccaggctcggcctgcccccaccccattcccGCAGTGGGAGCAAAGTGCATGCCCAGAAACCCAGCGGACACACGCGGTTTGGTTTGCAGCGACTGGCATGTGTGGATGTGACAGCGGCGTTTGTCAACGCGagcactttctttttctatttcactggAGCACAATAAACAGCTGTAAAATCATTGCCTCGGGGCTGCTCTGTCCTGGAGCTGCGTGGCTCTGGCGCATGCGCCGACAGCCAGGCCTCAGAAGCGCTCCGTCTCCCCCCATACACTGGGGCGCGggcacacataccacacacaccgtgagacagacagacacacacacacacggagccCACAGCCCTTGGCTGGACCCAGGACAGGCACGCACTCACACACAAAATCCACACACACGCACTTGTGTGTACAGTGTGCATATACTCTGCAGCCTTGGGTACACACACACTCCCCTTTCAGACAGATTCATGCAGGACCCGCTTCCATTCAAGACACATCAACACACagcctcccccccaacacacatggTACCCACACACACGCTCAGCTCTGGCGTGCCTCTCTGGGAAGCCTGGGGTTGGGGTGAAAAAGCGCCCTAGCACTGGGACAGGCACAATGGGGTGTGAATCACAGTTCTGCTTCCCACTAGCTGGGTGACCTGCGGCAACTCGCTTGCCCTCCCTAGGCCCATTTTCCATCAGGAAGAGGACAGACAGACTCCTGGGGACAGGGGGAGGTTGACATGAAACAGACGGGGGATGACATTTGGCACTGACTGATGAAAATGGACAAGCCGGGTCCTGGAGGCTCCCGTGGGCAGCAGGGCCCCTTCCGCCGTGGGAGGGCAGGTGGACAGGTGGGAGGAGACGAGGCAGTGGAGGACGTGGGCACTTTGGGGGCCCAGAGCAATGGCCCTTTGAACACTGGCACAGAGCCGGTGAGTAGCATTGCCTGGCACagctgccctgtgcactcggCTCACCTCTTCTTAGGGCTGATTCCTGAGCCTGGCCTGCCAGCCCAGGGCCCTAGGAATGTGCGGACAGCCTCAACCTCCCCACATTTCAGAGGGGACCCTGTCTCCCCAGGGATGTGGGCCCTGGTCGTCCTGCCTGGAAGCCACCACCTGCAGAATTCCAAGGAGAGAACGCAGCCATGGCGGGGAGGGGCTAGAGATCCGtgctcttccctccttccccgtAGCGGGGATGATGCTGGAACACGGGGACTTGCAGAGACAGACACCAGAAGACCGACACGCACAGACGCATGCAACCCCTGGGGCCTCGTAAAAGGGATTCCAGGCGCTCTTGGCCTGTCCAGGGCAAGTCCTGCTCCCCCAGGACCAGCATGGGGAAGCTATGCCGAGGAGGATCCATGCCTGGCCCAGGGCCTGCCTCCTCGGGAAAACAGCACCATATTAGCACTTGGCCTGTGTGCTTGGGGTGGGCGGGCCCTGGAAGCCAGAGGAATGAGCCCCCTTTCTGCTGGACCCCTGAGGGCACCCCCACCGACCCAGGCTCCTGTCCAtggctctgcccacccccactggcTCCTTCCTGGGCCAGACGACCTTACCTGGGActttggagggggaggtgggaacACCAGGGAAGGGCATGTCAGGGGCTGGGTgggcctgtgggggtggggggtgcatgCCAGACCCAGCGCCTGGCCTAGTGGCCCAGGCTTTCAGCCAGCTCAGCATCTCCCTCCCTCGACTGTTCACACCCCTTACTGCCCTGGGTGGGTTCCAGAGTCATTCAAACCTAGGCACTATGTTGGGGCCCTTCCAGCCTCAGCATGGTCCAGAAGGTTCCATCATCCTTCCTGCTATACCAAGGAGGAACGCAAAGCACAGGTCACCTGGTGCCCAGGCTGGAGGCCGGGAGCAGGTGCCGATCAGCCCCAGGCAGCCAGAGCACCAGGATCTCCATAACTGCGAGACTGCCTAAGGCCACTGTGCAACACACAGCTGTTCACCATAAGCTGGGTTCAGAggcatttttttccagaatcacCAAGCGATTCACTCAATTCCACCATGACCTAGAGGCCACATCAGGTCCCACAGGAtaagggctccatctcatgagaCTGTCCCTCTGCTTTTGGGCCCATTGCCAAGTCCAGGTTGTCACCCGTGCTTCTGATCCATCAGTAATAGGTCAGGGCTTCCCATGACCACCTCCCCAGGTTTGACTCAGTtactagagtggctcacagaactcagggaaacactgtATCTTACTAGATTAGCGGTTTATTAGAAAAGAACATAAATCAGGaacagccagagggaagaggcacCTAGGCCGAAGTGCGGGGCACGGAGCGTGGAgttcccactccctctgcaggTGCCCCACTCTGCCGGCAGCCCCACAGCTCACCAGCCCCGAGCTCAGCGGATCTCACTGAAGTCTTTATACGGCTTAACCTGCAGCTCCCCTTTATCTCCTCAGAGCTTGTGGGAGTTACCGAGGGGCCCACTTGGTAAGCACACCGTCTTTTTGGTGACCAGCATCAACTCAGGTGTGTTCAAAAGGGGCGCTGTTGAGTGACACCATCGTTCAGGAAACTGCAAGGGTTTGaggaactctgtgccaggaaccagggacaaagGCCACTATTTATTGTACCTCGCACGTGCAGCTGGCCCCATGTCCAGCCTTCAGTGACCCCCTCATCACCCCTGGAAAAAGGTCCCTTTTGTGGACCCTACCCTCTTCTACCGTGCTCTCAATTCCTCCTCAAGGAATCTGCGAGCTGCTCCCTCAGCCTGGACCCTGGACTCACAGGAAGACAGACTCTGGGCCATGAAGCCAGGCCTCCCGGGCTCAATGCTCAGCTCTGCAGCCTTCTGGCTGGGGGACTTCAACCAGTAACTTGCCATTTCTGGCCCAATTTGTCACCTGTGAGCCTGGGGCACCTACCTCATGGGGGGACAGGGTGGGCCTGGAGTGTTACTTCCGTCaggtcaccccccaccccaggaagccGCCTCTGATCGTCCtgaccaacctcccaccccaccccaggctccacTGGTCCCATTTTGTTGTGCGTCTAAGTGCCTGGCCAGACGTCCGTGGGTTCCTTGGGCCCAGCACTGCCCTGGTTTCACCCCGAATGTGTGTCACGTGGACAAGATGGACAGTTTGGACTAACCAAACCCCATCTCCAAAGGCCCGCCGGGCCACCTCCGAatgcctctgtctcctcctctccctcactgAGCCCCTGGGCCTGACCCAGAACCCaggaaatcacagggaggcaggagTTTGCATCGGCTGCTTTATTTAAGGGCTTGTGGCTGACAGCTAGCCCCGACCCAGCCCCTTCTCAGCTACAAAAGCAACTGAACATGAAAAGGGGCTGTTCTGCCAGGGCCTGGCCAAGGGGGCTACGGGACCGTGGCTCTCAATCTCAGGCCACAGGCCTtggaaggcagggaaggagggagggcagtCCAGTTCAAACGGGCAAGGTGCTGGTGAAGTGGCTGAGGAGGCCGGAGGGTCCCGAGGCAGCCTCTGCTGGCAGGAGCAATCAAGTTCAAGGCTTTCAGAGCCCAGTGATGCACTTCAGACCCCCAGGGGGCCCAACAACCCCACCTCACCTCCAGTCCCTGCCCACAAGCACACCGCCAAGGTCACACTTACAACCGC from Mustela erminea isolate mMusErm1 chromosome 1, mMusErm1.Pri, whole genome shotgun sequence harbors:
- the CNN1 gene encoding calponin-1 isoform X2, whose translation is MSSAHFNRGPAYGLSAEVKNKLAQKYDHQREQELREWIEGVTGRRIGSNFMDGLKDGIILCEFINKLQPGSVKKVNESTQNWHQLENIGNFIKAITKYGVKPHDIFEANDLFENTNHTQVQSTLLALASMAKTKGNKVNVGVKYAEKQERRFEPEKLREGRNIIGLQMGTNKGASQAGMTAPGTKRQIFEPGLGMEHCDTLNVSLQMGSNKGASQRGMTVYGLPRQVYDPKYCLTPEYPELGEPTHNHHAHNYYNSA
- the CNN1 gene encoding calponin-1 isoform X1, whose product is MSSAHFNRGPAYGLSAEVKNKLAQKYDHQREQELREWIEGVTGRRIGSNFMDGLKDGIILCEFINKLQPGSVKKVNESTQNWHQLENIGNFIKAITKYGVKPHDIFEANDLFENTNHTQVQSTLLALASMAKTKGNKVNVGVKYAEKQERRFEPEKLREGRNIIGLQMGTNKFASQQGMTAYGTRRHLYDPKLGTDQPLDQATISLQMGTNKGASQAGMTAPGTKRQIFEPGLGMEHCDTLNVSLQMGSNKGASQRGMTVYGLPRQVYDPKYCLTPEYPELGEPTHNHHAHNYYNSA